From the Callithrix jacchus isolate 240 chromosome 22, calJac240_pri, whole genome shotgun sequence genome, the window TGGAAGTGGGTAGAGAAGCCCCGGCTGCAGCCGGGCACTCGCGCCCGATGCCGGTCCTGTTGAAGTGTCTTGGGCCGATGCTTTTCGGCAGCTGGCAAAGCTAGGGCAGTGGGGGTTTGGGCGAGGAGGCAGTGGGTACTGCATCTCCAGCCAGTGGTGGTTGACAGCAGCAGCGTGGCCTTGGCGAACGGACTGGAGCTGTCTGGGCTCTTACCTGTGGGCCGCCCCGCCGGGCCTCGCAACCTCTTGGTTTCTCCAGGGCCCACTTCCTCTTGGCATCTCAGGTGGAGTGGCGGAGGGCATCCTCTTGGGGCTCGGGTTGAACAGGAGTGGGATGAAGGCCAGGACTGGGACTGGGCACTCTGGCAGGTCAGAGCTCAGCTCAGGATTTCTCCCCAGCCTTTCAGAACAGGCAGGAAGGTGGGGGTTTCGTTACCCAAGACGGTTAATAACCACCTGAGGGCTCTCAGTGGAGCCTGTGCGAAAGGCATCTGatgctctccctgcccctccaCTTGCGGACCCCTGTTCCCAATTTAATTCAGAAAGAAGTTGTGCCCCAACAGGCTGTCTGTGGAGGTCCCGCTTTGGCCTGAGTTGGAATATGAGTTAGGGGCCTGCTGCCTTCCCAGAGGAGACCCTGTCTTCTCTCCTGGGCCAGTGAACCATGGCTTTGGCTGTGCTGGTCCGGCATTGGGGAATCGGGGTTGGAAATACCTAGCGCCTGCAGCCCTAGGGAGAGACCCTGTCCTCTACTTCCCTTGACCTTTGAGCctttttcaatcttttaaaataagaatgggTATGCTAAGTGGGAACTGGGGATATTCCTTGATACCTGAGGTGGACTGGGGCTTTGGCACTGACTGCTGtttctcccctccacccctgGTCCCCTAAATCAGGAGTTTCAGGGTTTTCATTCAGATGAAGATGTGGCCCCCAGTTCCCTGCGCTCTGCGCTCCGATCCCAGCGAGGTGAGTGACGGGGGAACTCCACCTCTGTAGCGTCACAGGAATTTATCCTCGCCCTTCATGTCAGCTCTTCCCTGTTCAGCTAGTCTCTGTCAGTTGCCGAGTGTGTTCTGTGTTCAGAGTCCAAGCTAGGCTGGGCAGTGGGGGAAACACACAAGCAAGACTTAGTCCCTGCCCTCTTGGAGCGCCTTCCTTGGTCTGCAGGGCCGGCTTGATCCATCTCCCCACACCTATTCTCCTTTTAGGTCGAGCGCCCCGAGGTCGGGGTCGCAAGCATAAGACGaccccccttcctcctcctcgcCTAGCAGATGTGGCTCCTACCCCCCCAAAGACCCCTGCCCGGAAACGGGGTGAGGAAGGCACAGAACGGATGGTGCAGGCACTGACTGAACTTCTCCGGCGGGCCCAGGCACCCCCAGCACCCCGGAACCGGACGTGTGAGCCCTCCACCCCCCGCCGGTCTCGGGGACGGCCCCCAGGAAGGCCAGCAGGCCCCTGCAGGAGGAAGCAACAAGCAGTAATGTTGGCAGAAGCAGCTGTGACAATCCCCAAACCTGAGCCCCCACCTCCTGTGGTTCCAGTGAAACACCAGACTGGCAGCTGGAAGTGCAAGGAGGGGCCTGGCCCAGGACCTGGTACCCCCAAGCGTGGAGGACAGTCAGGCCGTGGAGGCCGTGGAGGCAGGGgccgaggccgaggtgggctccCCTTTGTGATCAAGTTTGTTTCAAGGGCCAAAAAAGTGAAGATGGGACAATTGTCCTTGGGACTTGAATCGGGTCAGGGTCAAGGTCAACATGAGGAAAGTTGGCAGGATGCCCCCCAAAGAAGAGTTGGATCTGGACAGGGAGGGAGCCCATGCTGGAAAAAGCAGGAGCAGAAGCTGGATgatgagaaagaggagaagaaagaagaggaaaaagacgaggagggaaaagagaaggaagaaagagctgTAGCTGGGGAGATGATGCCAGCCATGGACAGGGAAGAGGCAAAGCTGCCACCGCCACCTCCAACTCCTCCAGCCCCTTCACCTCCtccacccctcccaccccccTTGTTATCTCCTCTACCCGCACCCCAACTCTGCCCTCCACCACCACCCTCAGTGTCCCCACCACCCCTGCCATCCCCTCCACAGCCTCCTCCCCAAGAGGAGCAGGAAGAATCCCCtcctcctgtggtcccagctacctgctCCAGGAAGAGAGGCCGGCCTCCCCTGACTCCCAGCCAGCGGGCGGAGCGGGAAGCTGCTCGGGCAGGGCCAGAGGGCACCTCTCCTCCCACTCCAACCCCCAGCACCGCCACAGGAGGCCCTCCAGAGGACAGTCCCACTGTGGCCCCCAAAAGCACCACCTTCCTGAAGAATATCCGGCAGTTTATTATGCCGGTGGTGAGTGCCCGCTCCTCCCGTATCATCAAGACACCCCGGCGATTTATGGATGAAGACCCTCCCAAACCTCTAAAGGTGGAGGTCTCACCTGTCTTGCGACCTCCTATCGCCACCTCCCCACTTGCTCCCCAGGAACCAGCACCAGCCCCCTCTCCACCACGTGCCCCAACTCCTCCATCTACCCCAGTCCCTCTCCCTGAGAAGAGACGGTCCATCCTAAGGGAACCCACATTTCGCTGGACCTCACTGACCCAGGAgctgccccctcctcccccagcccccccacCTGCCCCggtcccttccccaccccctgttCCTGCCACCTCCTCCCGGAGGCCCCTACTCCTTCGGGCTCCTCAGTTTACCCCAAGCGAAGCCCACCTGAAGATCTACGAATCGGTGCTtactcctcctcctcttgggGCTCCTGAAGCCCCTGAGCCAGAGCCTCCTCCCGCTGATGACTCTCCGGCTGAGCCTGAGCCTCGGGCAGTGGGCCGAaccaaccacctcagcctgcctCGATTCGTCCCTGTGGTCACCACTCCTGTTAAGGCCGAGGTGTCCCCTCATGGGGCCCCAGCTCTAAGCAATGGGCCACAACCTCAGGCTCAGCTACTGCAGCCCCTGCAGGCCTTGCAAACCCAGCTCCTGCCCCAGGCACTACCGCCACCGCAGCCACAGCTGcagccaccaccatcaccacagcagatACCTCCCCTGGAAAAAGCTCGCATTTCTGGCCTGAGTTCTTTGCCGCTGTCTGGGGTAGAGGAGAAAATGTTCAGCCTCCTCAAGAGAGCCAAAGTACAGCTATTCAAGAttgaccagcagcagcagcagcagaaggtgGCAGCTTCCATGCCGGTGAGTATGGTGCCTGGGCCCAGCTGCACACCCATCCACCCAGCCTCCATTGTCTGCAGCTCCCTAACCTCCCACCTCCCTGGACACTTTCCAGCATTGTGGGGAACCCTCAGAACCAGCCTTTCCCTGATCCCCCACCTTCCTGTGTTCCTCCCAGCCCTAATCCTTCCCTGTGCTAGTCCCCTATCCCTatcttattactttttttttgagatggaatcttgctctgttgttcaggctagagtgcaatggtgcactctagccttggctcactgcaaccttcacctcccagggttcaagcaattctcctgcctcagtagctgggactgtaggctcccgccaccacacccagcagatttttgtatttttaggagagatggggtttttccatattggcaaggctgatctctaacttctgatcttgtgatcttcctgccttggcctcccaaagtgctggaattacaggcatgagccaccatgccctgcccccgTCCCTATCTTTCTTCACAATCCAGCCCCTGACCCTGTTCATTCCCTGCCAGCTGAGCCCTGGAGGGCAGATGGAGGAGGTGGTTGGGGCTGTCAAGCAGATCTCTGACAGAGGCCCCATCCGGTCAGAAGATGAGTCGATGGAAGCTAAGAGAGAGCGGCCCTCGGTATGCATCGGGACGAGGGCCCTGAAGAAGGCTGGCAGGAGGAGCGGGGCTGTGGGAGCACAAGCAGCAGCTGCCCACACACATTCCCGATTTCTCTCCCAGGGTCCCGAGTCCCCTGTGCAAGGTCCCCGCATTAAACATGTCTGCCGTCATGCTGCTGTGGCCCTGGGTCAGGCCCGGGCCATGGTGCCTGAAGATGTCCCTCGCCTCAGTGCCCTCCCTCTTCGGGATCGGCAGGACCTCGCCACAGAGGGTAGGTGGGGAGCCTGGACAGCCATGTCAGGTTTGGGGATGACTCCACACTTGGGTGACATGCACCAAGAGCCTAGGAGAGAGGGAGCCAAGTCAGGCCCTGGGGGTTAGGCGGCAAGTGGGTTGGTAGGACCTATAGCAGCTTCGTTTGGGAGCACTAGGAACTTGTTGCTGTAAGAAAGCAGGGAAGTGAGGTAGAAGGCCTGGTGGCTTTATGGCTCCGTGCCCTCCTCCTTGCCTGTTGCTATAGATACATCGTCGGCGTCTGAGACTGAGAGTGTCCCATCACGGTCCCAGCGGGGAAAGGTGGAGGCAGCAGGCCCTGGGGGAGACTCAGAGCCCACAGGATCTACAGGGACCCTGGCCCACACACCCCGGCGCTCGCTGCCCTCCCATCACGGCAAGAAGATGCGGATGGCTCGGTGTGGACACTGTCGGGGCTGCCTACGTGTACAGGACTGTGGGTCCTGTGTCAACTGCCTAGACAAGCCCAAATTTGGGGGCCCCAACACCAAGAAGCAGTGCTGTGTGTGAGTAGCTGGGCGTGGCTTCGTTCCCCTGCTTGTCGATGTCGGTCCTCTAGGCTTCCTACCTCGCTCCTCTTCTGCCTGGCCAGAGCAGTGGGGTTGGCATCCTTGTGGAGAGCTTCCTCTCTTCCCCTAGACCACCAGTCCCCTACCCTGGTGACGTGCTGCTCCCCTCCCCAGATACCGGAAGTGTGACAAAATAGAGGCTCGGAAGATGGAACGACTGGCTAAAAAAGGTGATGAACTTTAAGGAGCATTTCTTCTCAAAACCATGTGCTGTGGAGGGAGCTGTGTTTCTTTGCCCTCCTCCCTTGCAGCtcaccttctttgtcttttccgtCATGTGCTTTCACAGCTCCCGCGTTCATTCCCTGCCCTGCTTCTTTCTGGCTTCTCTCCCAGTGTCCCATGTCCCTGGCTGCGCTCAAATCCTACTAAGTCCCCTGTTCCCGCAGGCCGGACGATAGTGAAGACGCTGTTGCCCTGGGATTCCGATGaatctcctgaggcctcccctggTCCTCCAGGCCCACGCCGGGGGGCGGGAGCTGGGGGGCCCCGGGAGGAGGTGGTGGCCCCCCCAGGGCCCGAGGAGCAGGACTCCCTCCTGCAGCGCAAGTCAGCCCGGCGCTGCGTCAAACAGCGACCCTCCTATGATATCTTCGAGGACTCGGATGACTCAGAGCCCGGGGGCCCCCCTGCTCCTCGGCGTCGGACCCCCCGAGAAAATGGTGCGAATTCTCAATGTTCTCTCTTGATCGTTTATCTAGTCCTATGTCTCTTGGGTGGAAGGGACAAGGCACCCAGACCCAGGGCTGTGTCAGTCTGATAGAGAAGGTGGCTGAGGGCAGAGGAGGCAGTTTTTAGGTGGACATAGGGAACTGGCCTATGAGGTTCTCAGTGAGCCTAATTAGAGAGACTTGAAGAGTCATTCTaggtctggtgcagtggctcacatttgtaatcccagcacttttgggaggccaaagtgggaggatcacttgagcccaggaattcaagaccagcctagacaacatagtggaaccctgtctctattaaagcaAAAGTTAGTGgtacgtggtggcatgcatctgtggtctcagttactcaggaggctgaggcaggaggatcgtctgagtctgggagttcaaggctgctgtgggctgtgggtcacaccactgcattccagtctgggcaactgtgagaccctgtctcaaacaagaaaaagagTCGTCCTGGCAGGTCTTGGTTAGTTAAAGAAGGCCCTGGGAATCCAGGTAACATTTGGGGTTGTAGAAGAGGGCTGTGGAAGGGGAGGGACCTCACTGCACATTGTGTCCTGCCTAGAGCTGCCACTGCCAGAACCTGAGGAGCAGAGCCGGCCCCGCAAACCCACCCTGCAGCCTGTGTTGCAGCTCAAGGCCCGAAGGCGCCTGGACAAGGTCAGCACGGCCCGCTCCGAGAGCCCCTTCCCTCCAGGAGCTACCTGGCAAGTCAGAGTGACAGGCACACCTGAGTGTCATGGTGTGTCCACACAAGAGGACAGGCCCTGAGGGATGAGGCGGGCCTTGCCTGTCTGGAAAGCGAAGTGGGGTCTGGATCAGGGTCTGGGTCTAGTaggctgggggaagggaagtAAAGAGAAGAGTCTGCAGCATGGCCAGGCTGGCAGCTCTGAACTCCCCCACCCTTCCTCCCTAGGATGCTTTGGCCCCTGGTCCCTTTGCTTCTTTTCCCAATGGCTGGACTGGAAAGCAGAAGTCTCCTGATGGTGTGCACCGTGTCCGTGTGGATTTTAAGGTATGGCATTGAGTGGGGCGGGTCGCTGGGCCTCTGGTTGGAAGAACCTTGTTGACTGTGCCAGAGAGGCCAGGTGGGTCTGACTTGTGTGCCTGGCTGCCCTCTGATCCTGCGTCCTCTCTTCCCCTAGGAAGATTGTGATTTAGAGAACGTGTGGCTGATGGGGGGCCTGAGTGTGCTCACCTCTGTGCCAGGGGGCCCCCCGATGGTGTGCTTGCTGTGTGCCAGCAAAGGACTGCACGAGGTTAGATCTTGTTTCTTCACAGACCCCCAGATCTCTGTTGGCCATCATGGTCTGATTCCATGGGCCTTCTCAGCTGTCTCATCCCCTGGCCCTCAGGCCTCATGCTATACCCATGGTTCACTTCCCCCTCCCTATCCCCAGCTGGTATTCTGCCAAGTCTGCTGTGACCCTTTCCACCCATTTTGCCTGGAGGAGGCCGAGCGGCCCCTGCCCCAGCATCACGACACCTGGTGCTGCCGTCGATGCAAGTTCTGCCATGTCTGTGGACGCAAAGGCCGAGGATCCAAGGTTTGGGCCCGGGGGGCCAGATGGGATGGGTGGAGGCCTGAAGGTGAGGGCATCCCTGTGCCAGCAGGTTTTGCTATCTCTGTCTCCACATCCAACAGCACCTCCTGGAGTGTGAGCGCTGCCGCCATGCTTACCACCCCGCCTGCCTGGGGCCCAGCTACCCAACCCGGGCCACGCGCAAACGGCGCCACTGGGTGAGAGATGAGGTCCACCCCTTGCCTTGGTTCTAATTAATATCACCACTACCCTCAAACTTGCTCTAGGCTGGGGCTCTCAGGAAGAGAGGGGGTTTTGGGATCCTCTTGAGAATTTGATTGGTAACATTTTCTCTTCAATAATTTCACGTAGATCAGATTTACTTTCAGAATTTGTATGGAGTAGCTTTAGGAGCTTATGAATCTCATGTTCCCTGGGCTCAGAATCCCCTGCTCTAGTCCAGTGTCCACTGCTACACTCCTCCTGTTGCTCCTCCGTGTCTGTTCTGCGTGTCTCTTCTCCTCTTACTCGTCCTTCCTTGTTTGCTTCCTGCATACCCCCACCTCCTCCTTGCCCATCTCCCACTCACTGCTCCAGCCCAGTGGCTGGCTTTCCCCTAACATCGCCCTGTTCCCCTAGATCTGTTCAGCCTGTGTGCGCTGTAAGAGCTGTGGGGCGACTCCAGGCAAGAACTGGGACGTCGAGTGGTCTGGAGATTACAGCCTCTGCCCCAGGTGCACCCAGCTCTATGAGAAAGGTGGGGACCGGGCAGGGGAACTGGACACTGGGGGCCATGGGGAAATGGCCAAGCTCCTCGACAGGCCTTAGCATAGACCCTCTCTCCTCATGGCTTTCCACCTTCTAGCTATGGGACTGTCTGTTCAGTTCAGGGAACTCTTCCACAGAAGTCCATCCAGGATGTAAAACAGGGATGCATAGCCTCTCTGAGGATGGTAGGCCTGGGACCCTATCATCTTAATGTCTGAGGTACTTCCTGGAGCCTCATATCTTCACCAAGGGGTTTGGAAGCATTCAGGCAGCACATTAGCAAGGCCTTGTGTTCCGCCAAGTTTGAAGAGGCCTCATCctagggctgagcacagtggctcatgcctgtaatcctagcactttggaaggccgagccaggtggatcatatgaggtcaggaattcaagatcagccaatgtggtggaaccccatctgtagtaaaaatacaaaaagtttaccaggcatggtggcgggtacctgtaataccagctactcaggaggctgaggtaggaaaatcgcctgaacccaggaggcagaatttgcagtgagccaagatcttgccactgcaagactctgtctcaaaaaaaaaaaaaaaaaaaaacaaagaggcctCATCTTCAAGTAGCTTTTAGGGACTGGTAGAGACCCAAGGCGGGATCATAATGGAGGCAGCTAAGGTACAGCTAATCCCTGAACAGAGCCACTCAGGGCTAGGTGGGAACCCCAGCACCTCTGACTcgtccttctcttcccttcctccaggaAACTACTGCCCGATCTGCACACGCTGCTATGAAGACAATGACTACGAGAGCAAGATGATGCAATGCGCACAGTGCGACCACTGGGTGCATGCCAAGTGCGAGGGGCTCTCAGGTGAGTCAGCGAAGCACTGGGGCTGCAGCCTCAAGCTTGTGGGGACCCCTACCCCACCACAGGCCCCAAGAGGACAAGTGGGCTAAGGGTCCTGCTGGCCTAGGGGCCTCTGGGAGCCCTCACATCCTCTGAAACCACTTTCCCTATCCCACCTGGCTATCCTAGATGAAGACTACGAGATCCTTTCAGGACTGCCAGACTCGGTGCTGTACACCTGCGGACCATGTGCTGGGGCGGTCCAGCCCCGCTGGCGAGAGGCCCTGAGTGGGGCCCTCCAGGGGGGCCTGCGCCAGGTGCTCCAGGGCCTGCTGAGCTCCAAGGTGGCGGGCCCACTGCTGCTGTGCACCCAGGTCTGGAGGGCCCGGGAGGCAGGATAGGGCGGGGCCAggtccagccccagccctgctgaCTTCCCCGCTTTGCAGTGTGGGCCGGATGGGAAGCAGCTGCACCCAGGACCCTGCGGCCTGCAAGCTATAAGTCAGCGCTTCGAGGACGGCCACTACAAGTCTGTGGTGAGTGGGACACTGGGAGGAACAGGTGGGTGCCAGGAGGAGAGGACTGGGGTTGCGCAGAGGTGGCTCAGCCCCTGACAAACCCCCTTACAGCACAGCTTTATGGAGGACATGGTGGGCATTCTCATGAGGCACTCGGAGGAGGGAGAGACCCCAGAACGCCGGGCTGGAGGCCAGATGAAGGGACTCCTGCTGAAGGTGGGCTCTTCCAGGGACACCCATGGGGTGGGAAGTGGGCCCTTCAGACCCTGCTTCTGCCAGCTCTCCTGGGGAAGGTGGCTCTTCTCACCCTGTTAATCTACTCCGCAGCTGCTAGAATCTGCGTTCGGCTGGTTCGACGCCCATGATCCCAAGTACTGGCGACGGAGTACCCGGCTGCCAAAGTGAGCAAGGCTGGGTGGCTAGCAGGAGGGGGCCAGGGAGTTAGGGCAAGGCCAGGGCATGCAGGGGCCACGTGGGCTGAGAAGAGATGAGCAGAGGTGGGGTTTGGAGTGGAGTTTATGGGAGGGTGGTGGAACCCGGGTGAGATTCCCTGGTGGTTCTGGACTAGCAGAGCTTTGTTTCTGCTTTGCACAGGGCAGTGTTGGGGACAAAGCAGTGAGCAAGTCAGATTGGGCTCTGCTTAAAGAGCTCATTGTGGACCAGGCAGGCACTGAAGACCCAGATGGTCAGAGCAGTGATGGAGAATACCAGGGGGCAGTGGGGGCCTGGAGAGGGCACCTGCTGGAGCCAAggcatcagggaaggcttcctgaaagAGGTGACATTGGAGCagagctgaggaggaggagtaTTCCAGGCATGAGGAGCAGTGTTTCATGTCCAAGGTGGCACAAGAGGGCCTGGCTTATTTGACAGACTGAGAGAAATTCCACGTGGAGAGAGAGCAGTGGGTGTCATGGCGAGTTCAGGCTGGTTTGTGGGCGGGTGCCCGTCCAGCTGCCCTTGTTGGGCACGTCAGCTGCTAACCCTGCCTCTCCACAGCGGAGTCCTTCCCAATGCGGTATTGCCCCCATCCCTGGACCATGTCTATGCGCAGTGGAGACAACAGGAACCAGAGACCCCAGAGTCAGGACAGCCTCCTGGGGATCCCTCAGCAGGTACTGGGAAGTTGAGGGCAGGAGCCCAAGACCCCTGCATTGGTGGCCAGGCTCTGGGTCCTGATTCTTAGACCTTCCTTcccacttcctctccagcattCCAGGGCAAGGATCCTGCTGCCTTCTCACACCTAGAAGACCCCCGTCAGTGTGCACTCTGCCTCAAATATGGGGATGCTGACTCCaaggtgagggctgctctctgacACACCAGGTTGTGGGGCCTGGTCCCTGGACCTTCCCATCATGCCACTCCCCTTCTGCCCCAGGAAGCAGGGCGGCTCCTGTACATTGGTCAGAACGAGTGGACACACGTCAACTGTGCCATCTGGTCGGCAGAAGTCTTTGAGGAGAATGACGGCTCCCTCAAGAATGTGCATGCTGCTGTGGCCCGAGGGAGGCAGATGGTGAGGGCACGGGCCCAGAGAGGTGGGCAGCCCTCCAGCTCTCAGGGAGGCCTCCTCCAGTGCAGACAGCTCCTACTTCACATTCCCTACCTGGCATCCTTTTGCTGCCAGGCTGAGGTCTCTTGATTGCCCTGGGATGTTGGTGCTGATGGCAGCTTCTTCCTATGTAGGCCCTCTGGCTATAATCTGGGCCTGAAGCATGGGAGTCTAAAAGTGAGAAGCATGCCCGTTGATTAAGCCTGGCCTGCATGCTTTCTATGCTAGGTGGCATTGAGCCTCTCACTATATCCCCATGAGGTTAGAATTCCCCGCTCCTCAGAGTGGCACCTGGGCCAGGTACAGAGAGGCCCTAAGCACTCTTAGGAGTTGGGGTGGTAGAGATTCCCTCTGTGGAGGTAGCTGTGAGGATGAGAGTAACATAACCTCTGCCTAAGAACAGTGTGACAA encodes:
- the KMT2B gene encoding histone-lysine N-methyltransferase 2B isoform X3, yielding MAAAAGGGSCPGPGSARGRFPGRPRGAGGGGGRGGRGNGAERVRVALRRGGGATGPGGAEPGEDTALLRLLGLRRGLRRLRRLWAGPRVQRGRGRGRGRGWGSSRGCLLEEESSDGESDEEEFQGFHSDEDVAPSSLRSALRSQRDVAPTPPKTPARKRGEEGTERMVQALTELLRRAQAPPAPRNRTCEPSTPRRSRGRPPGRPAGPCRRKQQAVMLAEAAVTIPKPEPPPPVVPVKHQTGSWKCKEGPGPGPGTPKRGGQSGRGGRGGRGRGRGGLPFVIKFVSRAKKVKMGQLSLGLESGQGQGQHEESWQDAPQRRVGSGQGGSPCWKKQEQKLDDEKEEKKEEEKDEEGKEKEERAVAGEMMPAMDREEAKLPPPPPTPPAPSPPPPLPPPLLSPLPAPQLCPPPPPSVSPPPLPSPPQPPPQEEQEESPPPVVPATCSRKRGRPPLTPSQRAEREAARAGPEGTSPPTPTPSTATGGPPEDSPTVAPKSTTFLKNIRQFIMPVVSARSSRIIKTPRRFMDEDPPKPLKVEVSPVLRPPIATSPLAPQEPAPAPSPPRAPTPPSTPVPLPEKRRSILREPTFRWTSLTQELPPPPPAPPPAPVPSPPPVPATSSRRPLLLRAPQFTPSEAHLKIYESVLTPPPLGAPEAPEPEPPPADDSPAEPEPRAVGRTNHLSLPRFVPVVTTPVKAEVSPHGAPALSNGPQPQAQLLQPLQALQTQLLPQALPPPQPQLQPPPSPQQIPPLEKARISGLSSLPLSGVEEKMFSLLKRAKVQLFKIDQQQQQQKVAASMPPLTLFIPCQLSPGGQMEEVVGAVKQISDRGPIRSEDESMEAKRERPSGPESPVQGPRIKHVCRHAAVALGQARAMVPEDVPRLSALPLRDRQDLATEDTSSASETESVPSRSQRGKVEAAGPGGDSEPTGSTGTLAHTPRRSLPSHHGKKMRMARCGHCRGCLRVQDCGSCVNCLDKPKFGGPNTKKQCCVYRKCDKIEARKMERLAKKGRTIVKTLLPWDSDESPEASPGPPGPRRGAGAGGPREEVVAPPGPEEQDSLLQRKSARRCVKQRPSYDIFEDSDDSEPGGPPAPRRRTPRENELPLPEPEEQSRPRKPTLQPVLQLKARRRLDKDALAPGPFASFPNGWTGKQKSPDGVHRVRVDFKEDCDLENVWLMGGLSVLTSVPGGPPMVCLLCASKGLHELVFCQVCCDPFHPFCLEEAERPLPQHHDTWCCRRCKFCHVCGRKGRGSKHLLECERCRHAYHPACLGPSYPTRATRKRRHWICSACVRCKSCGATPGKNWDVEWSGDYSLCPRCTQLYEKGNYCPICTRCYEDNDYESKMMQCAQCDHWVHAKCEGLSDEDYEILSGLPDSVLYTCGPCAGAVQPRWREALSGALQGGLRQVLQGLLSSKVAGPLLLCTQCGPDGKQLHPGPCGLQAISQRFEDGHYKSVHSFMEDMVGILMRHSEEGETPERRAGGQMKGLLLKLLESAFGWFDAHDPKYWRRSTRLPNGVLPNAVLPPSLDHVYAQWRQQEPETPESGQPPGDPSAAFQGKDPAAFSHLEDPRQCALCLKYGDADSKEAGRLLYIGQNEWTHVNCAIWSAEVFEENDGSLKNVHAAVARGRQMRCELCLKPGATVGCCLSSCLSNFHFMCARASYCIFQDDKKVFCQKHTDLLDGKEIVNPDGFDVLRRVYVDFEGINFKRKFLTGLEPDAINVLIGSIRIDSLGTLSDLSDCEGRLFPIGYQCSRLYWSTVDARRRCWYRCRILEYRPWGPREEPAHLEAAEENQTIVHSPAPSSEPPGGEDPPPDTDVLVPGAPEHHSPIQNLDTPLRPDSSSAPPLAPRSFSGARIKVPNYSPSRRPLGGVSFGPLPSPGSPSSLTHHIPTVGDPDFPAPPRRSRRPSPLAPRLPPSRRPSPPLKTSPQLRVPPPTSVVTALTPTSGELAPPVPAPSPPPPEDLGPDFEDMEVVSGLSAADLDFAASLLGTEPFQEEIVAAGAMGSSHGVPGDSSEEEASPTSRYIHFPVTVVSGPGLAPGAHPGVPRIEQLDGVDDGTDSEAEAVQQPRGQGTPPSGPGVGRAGVLGAAGDRARPPEDLPSEIVDFVLKNLGGPGEGGAGPREESLPPAPPLANGSQPPQGLPASPADPTRTFAWLPGAPGVRVLSLGPTPEPPKPATSKIILVNKLGQVFVKMTGEGEPVPPPVKQPPLPPTIPPTAPTSWTLPPGPLLSVLPVVGVVRPAPPPPPPPLTLVLSSGPASPPRQAIRVKRVSTFSGRSPPAPPPYKAPRLDEDGDASEDTPQVPGLGSGGFSRVRMKTPTVRGVLDLDRPGEPAGEESPGPLQERSPLLPLLEGGPPQVPDGPPDLLLESQWHHYSGEASSSEEEPPSPEDKENQAPKRTGPHLRFEISSEDGFSVEAESLEGAWRTLIEKVQEARGHARLRHLSFSGMSGARLLGIHHDAVIFLAEQLPGAQRCQHYKFRYHQQGEGQEEPPLNPHGAARAEVYLRKCTFDMFNFLASQHRVLPEGATCDEEEDEVQLRSTRRATSLELPMAMRFRHLKKTSKEAVGVYRSAIHGRGLFCKRNIDAGEMVIEYSGIVIRSVLTDKREKFYDGKGIGCYMFRMDDFDVVDATMHGNAARFINHSCEPNCFSRVIHVEGQKHIVIFALRRILRGEELTYDYKFPIEDASNKLPCNCGAKRCRRFLN